The Castellaniella sp. genome includes a window with the following:
- a CDS encoding branched-chain amino acid ABC transporter permease has product MAHTTQASASRSPVLCRSLFWLLLLGVGLLALAPWWAGRANLRLFSEFFYMLALAQMWNLLAGYGGLLSIGQQAYIGIGGYVLVFFGLKLGIDPFLTIPLAGLVCGLLSLPFGALMFRLKGAYFAVGTWVLAEICRLVLANISDFGGGSGLSVTATLRGIPAWWRESITLWSALALGVGATAFVYFLLRSRHGLALTAVRDNVRAAASLGVSTRRIQWFVYVSCAVGCGMTGALIFITKLRISPDAAFSIDWMVAMIFIVVIGGIGTIEGPLLGTLLYFILREQLSDYGSWYLIFVGMLTVGVMLWNPRGLWGSLQTRWNLDVFQVRRHLKRLS; this is encoded by the coding sequence ATGGCACATACCACCCAAGCTTCTGCATCGCGTTCTCCTGTCTTGTGCCGGAGCCTGTTCTGGCTGTTATTGCTGGGGGTTGGGCTGCTGGCGCTGGCCCCCTGGTGGGCCGGCCGAGCCAATTTGCGCCTGTTCAGCGAATTTTTCTATATGTTGGCCTTGGCCCAGATGTGGAACTTGCTGGCCGGCTATGGCGGGCTTTTGTCCATCGGCCAACAAGCCTATATCGGCATAGGCGGGTATGTTCTGGTGTTCTTTGGTCTTAAGCTCGGTATTGATCCCTTTCTGACAATTCCTTTGGCAGGTCTGGTCTGTGGGCTTCTGTCGCTGCCTTTTGGCGCCTTGATGTTTCGCCTGAAAGGGGCTTATTTTGCAGTCGGAACTTGGGTGTTGGCTGAGATCTGTCGCCTGGTTCTGGCCAATATCAGCGATTTTGGCGGGGGCTCAGGCCTGTCTGTCACGGCGACCTTACGCGGCATCCCAGCCTGGTGGCGCGAATCCATCACCCTGTGGTCGGCCTTGGCGCTCGGGGTGGGGGCGACCGCCTTTGTGTATTTCTTGCTACGCTCACGTCATGGGCTGGCCTTGACCGCAGTGCGGGACAATGTCCGGGCCGCCGCCAGTCTGGGGGTGTCCACAAGGCGGATTCAGTGGTTTGTGTATGTGTCGTGTGCCGTGGGTTGCGGCATGACCGGCGCCTTGATTTTCATCACCAAGCTGCGGATTTCACCGGATGCCGCCTTTTCGATTGATTGGATGGTCGCGATGATTTTTATTGTCGTGATCGGCGGCATCGGGACTATCGAAGGCCCACTTCTGGGTACGCTGCTTTATTTTATTTTGCGCGAACAGCTAAGTGACTATGGCAGCTGGTACCTGATTTTTGTCGGCATGCTGACTGTCGGCGTGATGCTCTGGAATCCTCGTGGCTTATGGGGTAGTCTACAGACTCGTTGGAATTTGGATGTTTTTCAGGTGCGCAGGCACCTGAAAAGACTATCATAG
- a CDS encoding diguanylate cyclase has translation MGRPSQQFPRHGRSARGWVGVFMLGLCLLVLRLPLAEAQPLHALCDMISLSVQQTESPALPDLCFVRDDDHVLTPQDVLSGRWPMQKRAADQLAFAQTQAAYWVYIPVHNADAQDRTWFLQLNYPLLDQVDFWVFDLGADDLQAAPKLLDFVRMGDAVRFDARPVKHRLFFLPLHLDPGQSLGIVLQVQSNGALNLPLSLTTARAALETTQTHSLGQGMFMGAMLLLAVFNLVLFVRLRIWQPFFNALYVLCAGLFITSMSGLTFQYLWPDFPWLANLSIPLTEVLAILSLLLFTRHFLDVNRQAWPRQAQAIRGLFYLGLVLLLACFWLPYALITKINTVFALSSMVLMFGISIRHALHGERMARLYLFSWLLFFAGFLLYGLAAFGLIPGFLAQERWMQIALGSQIFLLTYAEVMQLRELMDRALQIESAARSSLQQQVQLRTADLETTMGALEQANQQLLALSQRDALTGLLNRRGLDESLAQLLRQSERSADFRLVLVIFDLDHFKRVNDIHGHDAGDVALQWVAEVLRNLLRRQADVLGRFGGEEFVVLMPGTALDGAIALVDRLLDHIRRHQVTLPDGSQLQITLSAGLAAWQAGDTAQVLFRRADTYLYQAKARGRDCQVSAASSG, from the coding sequence ATGGGGAGACCGTCTCAGCAATTCCCGCGTCATGGCCGATCCGCCAGGGGCTGGGTTGGCGTGTTTATGTTGGGGCTGTGTTTGTTGGTCCTGCGCTTGCCCCTGGCTGAAGCGCAGCCGCTGCATGCCTTGTGTGACATGATTTCACTATCGGTCCAGCAGACTGAATCACCAGCCCTGCCCGATTTGTGCTTTGTTCGGGATGATGATCATGTCCTGACTCCCCAGGATGTGCTCAGTGGTCGTTGGCCCATGCAGAAACGCGCTGCGGATCAGTTGGCCTTTGCCCAGACACAGGCAGCCTATTGGGTCTATATTCCCGTCCATAACGCCGACGCTCAAGATCGGACCTGGTTTTTGCAGCTTAATTATCCCTTGCTGGATCAGGTGGATTTCTGGGTATTTGACCTGGGTGCCGATGACCTCCAGGCAGCTCCCAAGTTGCTGGATTTTGTGCGGATGGGCGATGCTGTACGCTTTGATGCCCGGCCAGTCAAACACCGCCTGTTTTTCCTGCCTTTGCATCTTGATCCAGGACAGTCGCTGGGGATTGTGCTGCAGGTACAAAGCAACGGCGCGCTGAATCTGCCTTTATCCCTGACGACGGCGCGTGCCGCCCTGGAAACCACCCAGACCCATAGCCTGGGCCAGGGCATGTTCATGGGGGCCATGCTGCTGCTGGCGGTGTTCAATCTTGTATTGTTCGTGCGTTTGCGCATCTGGCAGCCTTTTTTCAATGCGCTGTATGTCCTCTGTGCCGGCCTGTTCATTACCTCGATGTCAGGCCTCACGTTTCAGTATTTATGGCCGGATTTTCCCTGGCTGGCCAATCTTTCTATTCCACTCACAGAGGTCCTGGCGATCCTCAGCCTGTTGCTGTTCACCCGGCATTTTCTGGATGTGAACCGCCAGGCATGGCCGCGACAGGCGCAGGCGATTCGTGGCTTGTTCTACCTGGGGCTGGTTTTGTTGCTTGCCTGCTTTTGGCTGCCATACGCGTTGATCACAAAGATCAATACCGTGTTTGCCCTGTCCAGCATGGTGCTGATGTTTGGCATCAGCATCCGTCATGCCCTGCACGGAGAGCGCATGGCGCGCTTATACCTATTTTCCTGGCTGCTGTTTTTTGCAGGCTTTCTGTTGTATGGATTGGCGGCCTTTGGCCTGATTCCTGGGTTTTTAGCCCAGGAACGCTGGATGCAGATCGCCTTGGGCAGCCAGATTTTTTTACTGACCTATGCCGAGGTCATGCAGTTGCGCGAACTCATGGATCGTGCCTTGCAGATCGAGTCTGCAGCCCGCAGCTCATTGCAGCAGCAGGTTCAGTTGCGCACTGCCGACCTGGAGACCACCATGGGGGCTTTGGAGCAGGCCAACCAGCAGTTGCTGGCACTGAGCCAACGAGACGCCCTGACGGGATTGCTGAATCGTCGGGGCCTGGATGAATCCCTGGCTCAGCTTTTGCGCCAGAGCGAACGATCCGCCGATTTTCGGCTGGTGCTGGTGATTTTCGATCTGGATCATTTCAAGCGGGTCAACGACATTCATGGGCATGATGCCGGTGATGTGGCGTTGCAGTGGGTGGCGGAAGTTTTGCGTAATCTGTTGCGTCGCCAGGCAGACGTTCTAGGCCGCTTTGGCGGCGAGGAGTTCGTCGTCCTGATGCCGGGGACAGCGCTGGATGGCGCCATTGCGCTGGTTGATCGCTTGCTGGATCATATTCGTCGGCATCAGGTGACTTTGCCTGATGGCAGCCAGCTTCAGATTACCCTGAGCGCCGGGCTGGCGGCCTGGCAGGCTGGAGACACAGCGCAAGTCCTGTTCAGACGGGCCGACACTTATCTGTACCAGGCCAAGGCCCGGGGACGAGATTGCCAGGTGTCTGCGGCTTCGTCAGGCTAG
- a CDS encoding DeoR/GlpR family DNA-binding transcription regulator, which translates to MWAEARHQKIRSLLQRHEHISTEDTMHELGVSRETVRRDFLELEALGLLQRVHGGARHLSDEPPLDKRNTIHVAAKKTIARVVAQQLRTPLTLFMDAGSTTTILARELAQLSGLTLITNSLSAAACFTEARSVPDNQVFILPGTLNAELFSTSGSSTILKIQDFHADIALLSPVAVNAQQGAASFLHDEAIIARAMSAKANETWILADHSKIGTASRETYCPAKHIHRLYTNQAAQGTDGLEALRRQVGQVILA; encoded by the coding sequence ATGTGGGCAGAAGCACGCCATCAAAAAATCCGTTCGCTGCTGCAACGACATGAACATATCTCTACAGAAGACACCATGCATGAACTGGGTGTCTCACGCGAGACCGTCAGGCGGGACTTCCTGGAGCTGGAAGCCCTGGGCCTGCTGCAGCGTGTGCATGGCGGCGCACGCCACCTGAGCGACGAGCCGCCACTGGATAAACGCAATACCATCCATGTGGCTGCGAAAAAAACTATCGCCCGGGTGGTGGCCCAGCAACTGCGCACGCCCCTGACCTTATTCATGGATGCGGGCAGCACGACCACTATTCTGGCACGCGAGCTGGCACAACTCAGCGGCCTGACCTTGATTACCAATTCCCTAAGTGCCGCAGCATGCTTCACCGAAGCCAGATCGGTGCCCGATAATCAAGTATTCATCCTGCCCGGCACGCTGAACGCTGAACTCTTTTCCACCTCTGGTTCATCCACCATTCTGAAAATTCAGGATTTCCACGCCGACATCGCCCTGCTGTCGCCAGTTGCGGTCAATGCACAACAAGGCGCAGCCAGTTTCCTGCACGACGAGGCAATCATCGCCCGCGCCATGTCGGCAAAGGCCAATGAAACCTGGATTTTGGCCGACCACAGCAAGATCGGCACAGCCAGCCGCGAAACCTACTGCCCGGCCAAACACATACACCGGCTGTACACCAACCAGGCCGCGCAAGGCACAGACGGTCTTGAGGCCTTGCGTCGTCAGGTGGGTCAGGTGATCCTAGCCTGA
- a CDS encoding ABC transporter permease subunit — MNASQTAPLSRNSSQWQLPISPEQLLTWVCVGIPTLALILFFGYPLLTIFWQSFIQYDGTMGLDNYASITSTPGLVTAGVNSLAISVSTTLICLVLGFPMAYAIERCAIFGKPWVRLSLLLPLLAPSLVQGLGLLFLLGRNGLLFRWTGIEQNIYGYWGLLLSDVFYALPQAIMIIQAALRNADARYYDAATVMGATPLQQFFHVTLPNCKFGLLSAGFVVFTITITDFGNAAVIAGDYRVLATEIFNQVSGQQNFGMGSVVGIILLLPALVSVYIERVATQKQFGGSSENRIPMKPEPSRWRDLVLGSITHVTCLAIWAIIVVVVFASFVKLWPYNMTLTLANFDINISTGYQPIWTTLYVSIVAALVGIVLLFLLAYGVRSLKGRLAKAVYLLAVLPVGVPGLVMGLSYIFAFNDPAYPLHWMYGTAILIALCNFYHYHTQGFLTMATGMRMVPPALEEAAACLGGRARHIMADAIFPIIAPTIMAVFFFLFMRSMVTLSAVIFLVTPELNMAAVSVMHLNESGFVSQAAAFSTIIILVVSVAMLMMRALVHYVRPNLNAGVN; from the coding sequence ATGAATGCTTCTCAGACGGCCCCCCTGTCCCGCAACAGCAGCCAGTGGCAACTGCCGATATCACCGGAACAACTGCTTACCTGGGTTTGCGTCGGGATCCCAACCCTGGCGCTGATTCTGTTTTTCGGCTACCCGCTGTTGACCATCTTTTGGCAAAGCTTCATCCAATATGACGGCACCATGGGGCTGGATAACTATGCATCCATCACCTCTACACCCGGGCTGGTGACGGCCGGGGTCAACAGCCTCGCCATCAGCGTCAGCACAACCTTGATCTGCCTGGTCCTGGGGTTTCCCATGGCTTACGCCATCGAACGCTGCGCGATCTTTGGCAAACCCTGGGTCAGACTCAGCTTGCTGCTGCCCCTGTTGGCGCCGTCGCTGGTTCAGGGGCTTGGGCTGCTGTTTTTGTTGGGCCGCAATGGATTGCTGTTCCGTTGGACCGGGATCGAGCAGAACATCTACGGCTACTGGGGCCTGCTGTTGTCCGACGTGTTCTACGCACTGCCACAAGCCATCATGATTATTCAGGCCGCACTGCGCAACGCCGATGCACGCTACTACGATGCAGCCACTGTCATGGGTGCCACGCCGTTGCAGCAGTTTTTCCATGTCACCCTGCCCAACTGTAAATTCGGCTTGCTTAGTGCTGGATTCGTGGTCTTCACGATCACCATCACAGACTTTGGCAACGCAGCGGTGATTGCGGGCGACTATCGCGTGCTGGCCACCGAAATTTTCAATCAGGTATCCGGCCAGCAGAACTTCGGCATGGGTTCGGTCGTGGGCATCATCCTGCTGTTGCCCGCCCTGGTCTCGGTCTACATAGAACGCGTGGCCACACAGAAGCAGTTTGGCGGAAGCTCGGAAAACCGCATCCCCATGAAACCCGAGCCGTCACGCTGGCGGGATCTCGTCCTGGGATCGATCACCCACGTCACCTGCCTGGCGATCTGGGCCATTATTGTCGTGGTGGTCTTCGCCAGCTTCGTCAAGCTATGGCCCTATAACATGACCCTGACGCTGGCCAACTTCGATATCAATATTTCCACCGGCTACCAGCCAATCTGGACCACCTTGTATGTCTCCATCGTGGCGGCCCTGGTCGGCATCGTGCTGCTGTTTCTACTGGCCTATGGCGTACGCAGCCTGAAGGGCCGCCTGGCCAAGGCGGTTTACTTGTTGGCGGTGCTGCCCGTCGGCGTCCCCGGTCTGGTCATGGGCTTATCGTACATTTTTGCCTTCAATGACCCAGCCTATCCCCTGCACTGGATGTACGGCACGGCCATCCTGATTGCCCTGTGTAATTTCTACCATTACCACACCCAAGGGTTCCTGACGATGGCGACGGGCATGCGCATGGTGCCGCCCGCCCTGGAAGAAGCCGCAGCCTGCCTGGGAGGCCGCGCCCGGCATATCATGGCGGATGCCATTTTTCCAATCATCGCGCCCACGATCATGGCGGTTTTCTTCTTCTTGTTCATGCGCTCCATGGTGACTTTATCCGCCGTCATCTTCTTGGTTACCCCGGAATTGAATATGGCGGCTGTTTCGGTCATGCACCTGAACGAATCTGGCTTTGTATCCCAGGCAGCGGCCTTTTCCACCATCATCATCCTGGTGGTGTCAGTGGCGATGCTGATGATGCGTGCGCTGGTACATTATGTCCGTCCCAACCTGAACGCAGGAGTCAACTGA
- a CDS encoding ABC transporter ATP-binding protein: MSLEISHVQKSFDDFQALKDINLTVGPHDFVCLLGPSGCGKTTLLRIIAGLLQADGGTLTFDGQDLSQMPPRSRNFGIVFQSYSLFPNMTVRENIAYGLRIRKEPSAQIRQRVDELLQLIRVPDLADRFPWQLSGGQQQRVALARALAVNPRLILLDEPLSALDARVRNDMRREILDVQRRLKIPTIMVTHDQEEALMLADTVVCMNNGQIEQVGPPQTLYHAPKTRFVADFIGLSNLLPRDWIGTYAPDATARQSTQLPAADALLCIRPEHIQLIPDTSGPATIKNITFLGNLCRMTLYWGGRELVVEQHACTDIHEGQQVRPAIRPGQGCWVTP; this comes from the coding sequence ATGAGCCTGGAAATCTCCCATGTACAAAAATCATTCGACGACTTTCAAGCACTCAAAGACATCAACCTGACGGTCGGCCCGCATGATTTTGTCTGCCTGCTAGGGCCTAGCGGCTGCGGCAAAACGACCTTGCTGAGAATCATCGCCGGACTGCTGCAGGCCGACGGCGGCACGCTGACCTTCGACGGGCAGGATCTCAGTCAAATGCCCCCACGCAGCCGCAATTTTGGGATTGTCTTTCAGTCGTATTCCCTGTTTCCCAACATGACGGTCCGTGAAAATATCGCTTATGGCCTGCGCATCCGCAAAGAACCCTCTGCCCAGATCCGCCAACGGGTCGACGAGCTATTACAGCTGATCCGTGTCCCGGATTTGGCGGACCGATTTCCCTGGCAGCTATCCGGCGGTCAGCAGCAACGGGTAGCGCTGGCCCGCGCCCTGGCCGTCAATCCCCGCTTGATCCTGCTGGACGAGCCCCTATCCGCCCTGGATGCGCGCGTGCGCAACGACATGCGGCGTGAAATCCTCGATGTGCAGCGCCGCTTGAAAATCCCCACCATCATGGTCACACATGACCAGGAAGAAGCACTGATGCTGGCCGATACCGTCGTCTGCATGAACAATGGCCAGATCGAGCAAGTCGGACCGCCCCAGACGCTGTATCACGCGCCCAAAACCCGCTTCGTGGCCGACTTCATTGGCCTGAGCAACCTGCTGCCCCGCGACTGGATCGGCACTTATGCACCGGATGCCACAGCGCGGCAATCCACGCAACTCCCCGCCGCCGATGCGCTGTTGTGCATTCGTCCTGAACACATCCAGTTAATCCCAGATACCAGCGGGCCGGCCACCATCAAGAACATCACCTTCCTGGGCAATCTGTGCCGCATGACCTTGTACTGGGGAGGCCGCGAGTTGGTGGTCGAACAGCATGCATGCACAGACATCCACGAAGGCCAACAAGTACGCCCCGCGATCCGCCCCGGCCAAGGCTGCTGGGTGACCCCCTAG
- a CDS encoding ABC transporter substrate-binding protein — protein sequence MQRFLKTPLAAATALLCVGLMQTAYAKPLTIYTALEDDEVTDYMAAAKIAMPDVQFHVLRLSTGDMAARLLAEMKNPRAEVIWGFAVTNMLDPRIHGELIQYEPEAAKKLPAIYRGKDGTWFAATGYMAAFCANTERLKSKNLPVPTSWEDLTKPIYKDEIVMPNPAASGTGWLQIAAILQGLGDEKGWELITDLNKNIAQYTSSGSKPCKMARTGEYAIGISFAFPAMQSIEAGFPVEMVIPSKWVGYELEASGIVKTAKNPEDAKRFLDWTLSPEAAGLYKKYKEIVTIPGAEPSEQLRRAGLPTDVDKILYPIDFEKSAAERAEVLKKWQQVTAR from the coding sequence ATGCAACGCTTCCTCAAAACCCCTCTGGCTGCTGCAACGGCGCTGCTCTGCGTCGGCTTAATGCAGACTGCGTACGCCAAGCCCCTGACCATCTACACCGCCCTGGAGGATGACGAAGTCACGGACTACATGGCAGCCGCAAAGATCGCCATGCCGGATGTGCAATTCCATGTATTACGCCTCTCCACAGGCGATATGGCGGCACGGCTGCTGGCAGAAATGAAGAATCCACGCGCCGAAGTCATCTGGGGATTTGCCGTCACCAACATGCTGGATCCCCGCATCCATGGCGAGCTGATTCAGTACGAACCGGAAGCAGCTAAAAAATTGCCGGCAATCTACCGTGGCAAAGACGGCACATGGTTCGCCGCGACGGGCTACATGGCAGCGTTCTGTGCCAACACAGAGCGACTGAAATCCAAAAACCTGCCCGTACCCACCTCCTGGGAAGACCTGACGAAACCCATTTACAAAGACGAGATCGTCATGCCGAATCCAGCGGCGTCCGGCACGGGCTGGCTGCAAATTGCCGCCATCCTGCAAGGCCTGGGCGACGAGAAAGGCTGGGAACTGATCACCGACTTGAACAAAAACATCGCCCAGTACACCAGCTCTGGCTCTAAACCCTGCAAAATGGCCCGCACCGGCGAATACGCAATCGGGATCTCATTTGCCTTTCCCGCCATGCAGTCGATCGAAGCTGGCTTTCCTGTGGAAATGGTCATCCCTTCCAAGTGGGTCGGCTACGAGCTTGAGGCCTCGGGGATTGTCAAAACCGCCAAGAACCCTGAAGACGCCAAGCGATTCCTGGACTGGACACTATCGCCAGAAGCCGCCGGCCTATACAAGAAATACAAGGAAATCGTGACCATCCCCGGCGCTGAACCCTCCGAACAGTTACGCCGGGCGGGCCTGCCCACCGACGTCGACAAGATTCTCTATCCCATCGACTTCGAGAAATCAGCCGCTGAACGTGCTGAAGTCCTGAAGAAATGGCAGCAGGTCACTGCGCGCTAA
- the hisN gene encoding histidinol-phosphatase: protein MHMPSVEPVWTDEVLDFAQGLASQARTIALRWFRHQPDIELKADDSPVTVADRGVEAFLRDEIARRYPNHGLLGEEFGMQAGDAEVLWSIDPIDGTRSFITGNPLWGCLLAVLHQQQPLIGIVDIPYMAERWVAVRGRGCWLNGERCRTSKTTDLAQAVLQSTSPDLFSDADLQAFEHLSKAVHLRRFGGDCYAYALLVSGYVDLVVETRLMPYDYLPLIPLIQEAGGVITDWQGQPLGLGSDGRVVAAANAVLHRQALARLTAQATGC, encoded by the coding sequence ATGCATATGCCATCTGTGGAACCGGTTTGGACAGACGAAGTGCTTGATTTTGCACAGGGCCTTGCGAGTCAGGCGCGTACCATTGCCCTGCGCTGGTTTCGCCATCAGCCGGATATCGAGCTCAAGGCGGATGACAGCCCCGTGACGGTGGCGGATCGGGGGGTCGAAGCGTTTTTGCGGGACGAAATTGCCAGACGCTACCCAAACCACGGCCTGCTGGGCGAGGAATTCGGCATGCAGGCGGGCGATGCCGAGGTCTTGTGGTCGATCGATCCGATTGATGGCACCCGCAGCTTCATCACCGGCAATCCCTTGTGGGGCTGCTTGCTGGCGGTGCTGCACCAGCAGCAGCCTTTGATTGGCATTGTGGATATTCCCTACATGGCCGAGCGTTGGGTGGCGGTGCGTGGGCGCGGCTGCTGGCTCAATGGTGAGCGCTGCCGGACCAGCAAGACGACAGATCTGGCGCAGGCAGTGTTGCAATCCACGTCGCCGGACTTGTTTTCTGATGCGGATCTGCAAGCCTTCGAACACTTGAGCAAGGCGGTGCATTTGCGTCGTTTTGGAGGGGATTGCTATGCCTATGCCTTGTTGGTCAGTGGGTATGTGGATCTGGTGGTCGAGACACGCCTGATGCCTTATGACTATCTGCCCCTGATTCCCCTGATCCAGGAGGCCGGAGGGGTCATCACGGATTGGCAAGGGCAGCCCCTTGGGCTTGGGTCGGATGGCCGGGTCGTCGCAGCGGCCAATGCCGTATTGCACCGACAGGCATTGGCGCGGCTGACCGCCCAAGCTACAGGATGTTGA
- a CDS encoding M81 family metallopeptidase, whose amino-acid sequence MARIGILGFLHETNTFAPGPTVLERFIEADAWPGLVEGQALLAATQDMNLAVSGFIAAMQPDGHELVPLLWCSANPSGPVSDTAFEHIVARLETLLRLSGPLDALFLDLHGSMVTETLDDAEGVLLQRLRTITGPHLPYVAALDFHAIITQAMVDQTQAMVAYHSYPHVDMAATGARAAQMLRRILAGEVFHAAWHKLDFLVSMPWQSTLGDEPAGQIMAQGRALEAPDRPEVQFIPGFPNSDTPASGPAVLAYAISPELAQAGADALLAQVRRHQSAFCGHLHTPQAALQAAAAHPAARYILADTQDNPGGGGAGDTTGIAQALLAHGISNAAVALLCDADFAQAAHQAGVGAILNMTLGGRSSPGGPPLPGPYEVLALGSGQLTGTGPFYLGCRMDLGPMTRVRVQGTDLEILVSSRKQQAADQAMFHHLGADPRDYRILVLKSSVHFRADFGALADHILVVQSPGANTADLHALPYTRLRPGVNIL is encoded by the coding sequence ATGGCACGCATCGGCATCCTGGGGTTTCTGCACGAAACCAATACCTTCGCGCCCGGCCCCACGGTGTTGGAACGCTTCATCGAAGCGGACGCCTGGCCAGGCCTGGTCGAAGGCCAGGCGCTGCTGGCCGCTACCCAGGACATGAATCTTGCGGTCAGCGGCTTTATTGCAGCCATGCAACCGGACGGACACGAGCTGGTGCCACTGCTCTGGTGCTCGGCCAACCCGTCCGGCCCCGTATCCGACACGGCCTTTGAGCACATCGTTGCACGCCTGGAAACCCTGTTGCGACTATCCGGCCCACTGGATGCCCTGTTTCTGGACCTGCACGGTTCGATGGTGACCGAGACCCTGGACGACGCCGAAGGCGTCTTGCTGCAGCGACTGCGCACCATCACCGGCCCCCACCTGCCCTATGTCGCGGCCCTGGACTTTCATGCCATCATCACCCAGGCCATGGTCGACCAGACCCAGGCCATGGTGGCTTATCACAGCTACCCGCATGTAGACATGGCCGCCACAGGAGCCCGCGCCGCACAAATGCTGCGACGGATACTGGCGGGCGAAGTGTTTCACGCTGCATGGCACAAGCTGGATTTCCTGGTCTCGATGCCCTGGCAAAGCACCCTGGGCGACGAGCCCGCAGGGCAGATCATGGCCCAGGGACGCGCCCTGGAAGCCCCTGATCGGCCCGAGGTCCAGTTCATCCCGGGTTTCCCCAATTCCGACACGCCAGCATCCGGGCCTGCCGTCCTGGCCTACGCCATCAGCCCCGAACTGGCCCAGGCAGGCGCAGACGCGCTGCTGGCACAGGTCCGACGGCACCAGTCTGCTTTCTGCGGACACCTGCATACCCCGCAGGCAGCGCTGCAGGCCGCTGCCGCACACCCGGCAGCCCGTTATATCCTGGCGGATACGCAAGACAATCCGGGCGGCGGCGGGGCAGGCGATACAACGGGAATCGCGCAGGCCCTGCTGGCTCATGGTATTTCGAATGCCGCAGTGGCCTTGCTGTGTGATGCCGATTTCGCGCAGGCTGCCCACCAGGCCGGCGTGGGCGCCATCCTGAACATGACACTGGGTGGCCGCAGCAGCCCCGGGGGCCCGCCGCTGCCCGGCCCCTACGAGGTGCTGGCGCTGGGCAGCGGCCAATTGACCGGCACCGGACCGTTTTACTTGGGCTGCCGGATGGACCTGGGCCCGATGACACGCGTGCGCGTACAGGGAACTGATCTAGAAATCCTGGTATCCAGCCGCAAGCAACAAGCAGCTGACCAGGCCATGTTCCATCACCTGGGGGCCGACCCACGCGATTACCGGATTCTAGTGCTGAAAAGCTCAGTCCATTTTCGCGCAGATTTCGGCGCCCTGGCCGACCACATCCTGGTGGTTCAATCACCTGGCGCGAATACCGCCGACCTGCATGCATTGCCCTATACCCGACTGCGCCCCGGGGTCAACATCCTGTAG